A window of the Candidatus Nitrosotalea okcheonensis genome harbors these coding sequences:
- a CDS encoding type II toxin-antitoxin system RelE family toxin, whose protein sequence is MKTIHDLVASQDPRKLGAHKTGPLSCLHTYEIGRQYRILYDVVNEEHVIILLRVGLHNIY, encoded by the coding sequence ATGAAAACAATACATGATCTTGTAGCAAGCCAAGATCCTAGAAAATTAGGAGCGCATAAGACAGGTCCACTAAGCTGTCTGCATACCTATGAAATTGGCAGACAGTATCGAATCCTGTATGACGTGGTAAACGAAGAACATGTAATAATCTTGCTTCGTGTAGGACTGCACAATATCTACTAA
- a CDS encoding type II toxin-antitoxin system RelE family toxin, whose amino-acid sequence MWDADFDNLFRRQYKRLDSQLQKRVDDAVAEIVGSEDPTKLGEQKRGHLKHFYAYDLGRQYRIIYNISYNTKTIIFSNVGSHKQVYGKD is encoded by the coding sequence TTGTGGGATGCTGATTTTGACAATCTCTTTAGACGACAGTATAAACGACTGGATTCACAACTACAAAAAAGAGTAGATGATGCCGTTGCAGAAATTGTAGGTTCGGAAGATCCCACAAAGCTTGGTGAACAAAAAAGGGGGCATCTAAAGCATTTTTATGCATACGATCTTGGAAGACAGTACAGAATCATCTACAATATCTCGTACAATACAAAGACAATAATCTTCTCCAATGTTGGTTCTCACAAACAAGTCTATGGCAAAGACTAG
- a CDS encoding ArdC-like ssDNA-binding domain-containing protein, with the protein MTIQKALEELGNLVKLFSSQELPEMCKQVFIQSVGPSRKWSLGNRLVMLLHGTADARGYRQWHESGRHVKKGAKAFYILAPMIRHKKVVTKKARKMT; encoded by the coding sequence ATGACCATACAAAAAGCATTAGAGGAGCTTGGTAATCTAGTCAAACTCTTTTCTAGCCAAGAACTTCCGGAGATGTGCAAGCAGGTCTTTATCCAAAGCGTAGGACCATCAAGAAAGTGGTCTTTAGGAAACAGGCTTGTCATGCTGTTGCATGGTACTGCTGACGCCAGAGGATACAGACAGTGGCATGAATCTGGAAGGCATGTCAAGAAAGGTGCAAAAGCATTCTACATCTTGGCGCCAATGATACGACACAAAAAAGTCGTAACAAAGAAGGCAAGGAAGATGACGTAA
- a CDS encoding ParM/StbA family protein translates to MTAIGLDVGTGFVKCVSDTKKIKFPSLCAYRQHAIWENKKGKIEAVGDEAVKISEYPDAVVIRPVMLGRPVHEKGFEELVKKAVELVLQNNDAIGQECDLARFFMVVGLPYEARSHAKNIQKMVTRLFHPKRCDIVPQVLGTLIDVDLSSAIVTSIGQGTTEIVAFKDYSAIRGISIHHAVNDISSKLGTSKTAYLDNDIFTNPQVNPLVAMLADSILDDLNGMRQDLQHLPIVVSGGGIMIPGLKEALETRLLEDIILPEDPVMSNALGLFKLASQEC, encoded by the coding sequence ATGACAGCGATTGGTCTTGATGTTGGAACAGGTTTTGTCAAATGTGTCTCTGATACAAAGAAAATAAAATTTCCATCGCTTTGTGCATATAGACAACATGCAATCTGGGAAAATAAAAAAGGAAAGATTGAGGCTGTGGGTGATGAGGCAGTAAAGATATCTGAATATCCTGACGCTGTGGTGATAAGGCCTGTCATGCTTGGTAGACCGGTACATGAAAAAGGCTTTGAAGAATTGGTCAAAAAGGCAGTGGAATTGGTCTTGCAAAACAACGATGCAATCGGACAAGAATGTGATTTGGCAAGATTCTTTATGGTCGTTGGCCTGCCATATGAAGCAAGATCTCATGCCAAAAATATCCAAAAAATGGTAACGCGATTATTTCATCCAAAGAGGTGCGATATAGTGCCCCAGGTGCTCGGTACCCTGATTGATGTAGATTTGTCTTCTGCGATTGTTACAAGTATTGGGCAGGGCACAACAGAGATTGTCGCATTCAAGGATTATTCTGCAATCAGGGGCATCTCAATTCATCATGCAGTAAATGACATCAGCTCAAAACTTGGAACCTCTAAAACTGCCTATCTTGATAATGATATCTTCACAAACCCGCAGGTAAATCCACTTGTAGCAATGCTTGCAGATTCAATACTTGATGACCTCAACGGGATGCGCCAAGACTTGCAGCACTTGCCAATAGTTGTATCCGGAGGAGGCATAATGATTCCTGGCCTAAAGGAAGCACTAGAAACAAGACTATTGGAGGATATCATCCTGCCAGAAGATCCGGTCATGTCAAATGCGTTGGGCCTGTTCAAACTAGCATCTCAGGAATGTTGA
- a CDS encoding winged helix-turn-helix transcriptional regulator — MKQNTIPPLLPVVPMKACPVESSMGVLGRKWTLLILRNIGVFKKERFNQMLDVTPGLTPRVLSMRLQELERDGFIKRIEENGTPKIVRWELTEKGDDTLPILVKLVEFGAKWFADKVFEDKKPRTIKQLFPQKEARRYL; from the coding sequence GTGAAGCAAAACACGATTCCTCCACTTTTGCCTGTTGTACCAATGAAGGCATGCCCGGTCGAGTCAAGCATGGGAGTTCTTGGGCGAAAATGGACACTTCTTATTCTCAGAAACATTGGCGTCTTTAAAAAAGAGCGATTCAACCAGATGCTGGATGTAACTCCTGGACTCACACCACGTGTTTTATCAATGAGATTGCAGGAACTGGAAAGAGATGGATTCATCAAGCGTATTGAGGAAAATGGTACACCAAAGATTGTACGGTGGGAGTTGACAGAAAAAGGTGATGATACCTTGCCAATACTTGTCAAACTTGTAGAATTTGGCGCCAAGTGGTTTGCAGACAAGGTCTTTGAAGACAAAAAACCTAGGACCATAAAACAGCTATTTCCGCAAAAAGAAGCCCGTCGTTATCTTTGA
- a CDS encoding VOC family protein, protein MVKPIPDGYHTVTPTLIISGAADAIEFYKKAFDAKEVFRFPGPDGKSIMHAEIKIGDSPVMLGDEMPKMGCLSPKTTGSTSSGIFLYVQDADSVFNKAVAAGAKPQMPMMDAFWGDRFGSVIDPFGHVWSISTRKKDMTMEEIQKSGAEFMKNQCK, encoded by the coding sequence ATGGTAAAACCAATCCCGGACGGATATCACACTGTCACTCCAACATTGATAATAAGCGGAGCAGCAGATGCGATAGAATTTTACAAAAAGGCCTTTGACGCAAAAGAGGTCTTTAGATTTCCAGGGCCAGATGGCAAATCAATAATGCATGCGGAGATAAAAATTGGAGACTCTCCAGTCATGCTTGGTGATGAGATGCCAAAAATGGGATGCCTGTCTCCAAAAACAACAGGAAGTACAAGTAGTGGTATTTTCTTGTATGTGCAAGATGCAGACAGCGTCTTTAACAAAGCCGTTGCTGCAGGAGCAAAACCTCAGATGCCTATGATGGATGCGTTTTGGGGAGACCGATTTGGCTCTGTCATTGATCCGTTTGGACATGTCTGGAGTATTTCTACCAGAAAAAAAGACATGACAATGGAAGAAATACAAAAGTCAGGCGCAGAATTTATGAAAAACCAGTGCAAATAA
- a CDS encoding ParB N-terminal domain-containing protein has translation MFKYEEDLVNISKLKPCPVKVTLHTEKMLKELTSIVKTNPGQIEPIVVAILGSEQYVANGDLRVKAFENTGKYSIKAWCINVKTISDVVRLHMELNTHGSINPIKMAEAVNYLEKHNVIPSVDKRYLELAKKTLYPKVRQEWDDFVVTACQRHPNVEIPMHVIEKIADFSTEKEQLTATTVILDTVRALKPNRFVFPAPPALEVILSSLSQKHSEKEMIIFEPLESEKKDWKKPDMKEAENLIRGSSHNSLVHCKCGRDLLLDTKTHRVSNVNFDKENQCIKLVDGDGQAAYVVPPTVIEFLNVEDGQSLRVVTINGSRELEKFAKSLKSGSFRMVVVTCN, from the coding sequence ATGTTCAAGTATGAAGAAGATTTAGTAAATATCTCAAAACTAAAACCATGTCCTGTCAAGGTTACACTACATACTGAAAAGATGCTAAAAGAACTTACAAGTATAGTAAAAACAAATCCAGGGCAAATTGAACCAATTGTGGTTGCGATTCTTGGCTCTGAACAATATGTTGCAAATGGTGATCTACGTGTCAAGGCATTTGAAAATACAGGAAAATATTCCATCAAGGCTTGGTGTATCAACGTAAAGACGATTTCAGATGTTGTAAGACTGCATATGGAATTGAACACACATGGTTCCATTAACCCCATCAAGATGGCAGAAGCTGTGAATTATCTTGAAAAACATAACGTGATACCATCAGTTGATAAAAGATACCTGGAGCTTGCCAAGAAAACTTTGTATCCAAAGGTGCGCCAGGAATGGGACGACTTTGTCGTTACTGCATGTCAAAGGCATCCAAATGTTGAGATTCCAATGCATGTTATAGAAAAAATTGCCGATTTCTCCACTGAAAAAGAGCAACTGACTGCGACAACTGTCATCTTGGATACCGTGCGGGCTTTGAAGCCCAACAGATTTGTCTTTCCTGCACCTCCAGCACTTGAGGTGATACTTTCATCTCTTTCTCAAAAGCACTCTGAAAAAGAGATGATCATATTTGAGCCTCTTGAATCTGAAAAGAAAGACTGGAAAAAACCAGACATGAAAGAGGCAGAGAATCTAATCAGGGGTTCATCACATAACAGTCTTGTACATTGTAAATGTGGCAGAGACCTACTTTTGGACACAAAAACGCACAGGGTCTCAAATGTAAATTTCGATAAAGAGAACCAGTGCATAAAACTTGTAGATGGAGATGGACAGGCAGCATATGTTGTACCGCCTACCGTCATCGAGTTTTTAAACGTTGAAGACGGGCAATCACTTCGAGTTGTTACCATAAATGGCTCAAGGGAACTTGAAAAGTTTGCAAAGAGCCTAAAATCAGGTTCATTTAGAATGGTTGTAGTTACTTGTAATTGA
- a CDS encoding PKD domain-containing protein, which produces MLIRRLIISIIILGNLFVAIQPTVSAQQTLGNGSSTNTYVVNESSSLHVTHIGEVSVSNLPRVSHPASGGMFVIPFHPKDPVSYAADKNHTEVVQSTTSFAKITAAPSTSAKITAAPSTFTQASSSPASITAYPQFDGINEGQSSCGCTPPDVQVAAGTSYVVEMVNTEEEIWTKTGTLVSSISLSSFFGTGTDSISDPRILFDSLSGRWFASMLDITTNSVVIAISNTADPTAIWTLYSINFGNCADQPYIGLSDDKFVISGNDFGLGCNSPFQGAEYIVINKSSLLSGSPLTSSDYKFFGPNIGEFAVRPVQNLSSNSTLFMVSDDGTSSTNLYFYKIVGSTPNVSIQKITLQINPINNPLNALQKGTTVPLDTGDNRIEDAVWFKQRLWLTLNDGCTPSGDLQSRACVRLTELNTTTSSVLQDFDIAKPNFYFFYPSLSIDSNSALNVVFANSSANNYPSIMFTAQTLSDPANSVEPLQILKTGTAAVTFLSSQTGGIARYGDYFGSGVDPSNPAHVWMAGEYGSTASLWATHIGNTNAIPVANAGLNQTVTSGSTVTLNGIASSDSDGDPLSYSWTQVAGPAVTLSNPNSSTPSFVAPTVTSSTILTFKLVVSDGIVGSNPSTVSVTVNPPTCGVSLSQTTITYGTVKPGTTPVNATNNPTNLSNTGSTTSTLTVSAGNWTGVGSTVFILVNETAFATSPITSSVIPTHLNLNGNPVTILSNFVGMSTIQTYWQLIPKLFHTTTGTLTQSMTFATSC; this is translated from the coding sequence TTGTTGATACGCAGGCTGATTATTTCAATCATTATTCTTGGTAATCTATTTGTTGCAATTCAACCGACTGTTTCTGCTCAACAGACACTAGGGAATGGCAGTAGTACTAACACCTATGTTGTAAATGAAAGCAGCAGTTTACACGTAACTCATATCGGCGAGGTTTCAGTATCCAATCTACCGCGCGTATCGCACCCCGCCTCCGGAGGCATGTTTGTTATACCATTTCATCCAAAAGATCCAGTTTCATATGCTGCAGACAAGAACCATACTGAGGTGGTACAATCTACCACAAGTTTTGCAAAAATTACAGCTGCCCCATCCACATCTGCAAAAATTACAGCTGCTCCGTCAACTTTTACACAGGCTAGCAGCAGTCCTGCCAGCATAACAGCATACCCTCAGTTTGACGGAATAAACGAAGGACAATCATCATGTGGTTGTACTCCTCCTGATGTACAGGTGGCAGCTGGTACAAGCTATGTGGTGGAGATGGTAAACACGGAAGAAGAAATTTGGACAAAAACTGGAACACTGGTGAGTTCGATATCTCTTAGTTCATTTTTTGGAACAGGCACTGATTCTATTTCAGATCCTAGAATACTTTTTGATTCTTTGAGCGGCAGATGGTTTGCATCAATGCTTGATATAACTACAAATAGTGTAGTGATCGCCATATCGAACACTGCTGATCCAACTGCGATATGGACATTGTACAGCATCAATTTTGGTAATTGTGCTGACCAGCCATATATTGGTCTGAGTGATGATAAATTTGTAATAAGCGGTAATGATTTTGGACTAGGATGTAATAGCCCATTTCAAGGAGCAGAATATATTGTTATTAACAAATCATCTCTGTTATCCGGTTCACCTTTAACTTCCTCTGATTACAAGTTCTTTGGTCCAAATATAGGCGAGTTTGCTGTCAGACCTGTCCAAAATCTTAGCTCAAATTCTACTCTCTTCATGGTAAGCGATGATGGTACATCAAGTACTAACCTTTATTTTTATAAGATTGTTGGATCAACTCCAAACGTTTCCATTCAAAAAATCACACTCCAAATAAACCCGATTAACAATCCTCTTAACGCGTTACAGAAAGGAACAACTGTGCCATTGGACACTGGTGATAACAGAATTGAGGATGCAGTTTGGTTCAAGCAGAGATTATGGTTAACACTCAATGATGGTTGTACTCCAAGCGGAGACTTGCAATCTCGTGCCTGTGTTAGGTTGACAGAGTTGAACACCACTACCTCTTCGGTCTTGCAAGACTTTGATATTGCAAAACCGAATTTTTACTTTTTTTATCCATCTCTTAGTATTGATAGCAACTCTGCACTAAATGTCGTTTTTGCAAACTCGTCTGCAAACAATTATCCGAGCATAATGTTTACGGCTCAAACTCTGTCCGACCCTGCAAATTCTGTTGAACCTCTTCAAATTCTCAAGACTGGCACTGCTGCCGTAACATTTCTCTCAAGTCAAACAGGAGGAATTGCACGATATGGCGATTACTTTGGGTCCGGAGTTGACCCATCAAATCCTGCACATGTGTGGATGGCAGGAGAATATGGATCTACTGCATCTTTATGGGCAACTCATATAGGCAATACGAACGCTATACCTGTTGCTAATGCAGGTCTGAATCAAACCGTAACAAGTGGTAGCACTGTTACACTAAATGGAATTGCAAGTTCTGATTCTGACGGTGATCCTCTTTCATATTCATGGACTCAGGTGGCAGGACCTGCTGTGACATTATCCAATCCAAATTCTTCCACTCCCTCATTTGTTGCGCCAACTGTAACCTCCAGTACAATACTTACATTCAAGCTTGTTGTAAGCGATGGAATTGTAGGTAGTAACCCATCAACTGTTAGTGTAACTGTAAATCCACCAACATGCGGTGTATCTTTATCGCAGACTACAATCACTTATGGCACTGTCAAGCCTGGAACCACTCCGGTCAATGCGACAAACAACCCAACTAATCTGAGTAACACTGGAAGTACCACTTCCACTCTTACGGTAAGTGCTGGCAACTGGACAGGTGTAGGAAGTACAGTATTCATATTGGTAAACGAGACCGCTTTTGCAACATCGCCAATTACTTCCTCAGTTATTCCAACACATCTTAATCTCAATGGAAACCCGGTGACAATTTTGTCCAATTTTGTAGGAATGTCGACCATACAAACATACTGGCAGTTGATACCAAAACTATTCCACACAACCACCGGTACCCTTACCCAGTCTATGACATTTGCTACATCATGCTAG
- a CDS encoding calcium-binding protein, translating to MNHRNYFICSIILLALIIVQIDQAAAVTVKSTVLIIPTLCKGHIDHLDHMFFATRNDEKLKGTDQNDLMVGFENTLIFGKGGDDCLVGGHGNNALMGGHDNNVILGGSGINIIFVGNGNNVIVGGPTNDVIFFGKGNNIIDGGTGQNYCIGKINHSIIVNCTVVSQHEHHDEKPSKDDIKNIILNFISGNNLPNSDGKPNNIPSWIKKDLSWWENDSISNDDLTSLLHYFFDNQHYKNDNHHDNKSK from the coding sequence TTGAATCATAGAAACTATTTTATCTGCTCAATAATTCTTTTAGCCTTGATTATTGTTCAAATTGATCAAGCTGCAGCTGTTACAGTAAAATCAACAGTACTGATCATCCCGACACTTTGCAAGGGTCATATAGATCACCTTGATCACATGTTTTTTGCAACCCGAAATGATGAAAAATTGAAAGGAACAGACCAAAATGATCTCATGGTAGGTTTTGAAAATACATTGATTTTTGGAAAAGGCGGGGATGATTGTCTTGTTGGAGGCCATGGCAATAATGCACTGATGGGCGGTCATGACAATAATGTCATCTTGGGCGGTTCTGGAATTAACATCATATTTGTTGGTAATGGCAATAACGTGATAGTTGGAGGTCCTACAAACGATGTGATCTTCTTTGGCAAGGGCAATAATATCATAGATGGGGGTACTGGTCAAAACTATTGCATAGGCAAGATAAATCACAGCATTATTGTAAATTGTACTGTTGTCTCACAGCATGAGCACCATGATGAGAAACCCTCAAAAGACGATATCAAAAACATTATTCTCAATTTTATCTCTGGCAACAACCTGCCAAATTCAGATGGAAAACCAAATAACATTCCTTCATGGATAAAGAAGGATCTATCGTGGTGGGAGAACGATTCGATATCTAACGATGACCTTACTTCTTTGTTACATTATTTCTTCGATAACCAACATTACAAGAATGACAATCATCACGATAACAAATCAAAGTAG
- a CDS encoding UvrD-helicase domain-containing protein, which yields MQPSKEQQEIIHLDKNTIVTSNPGTGKTTTLSLKVLKLLQDGNKPENILCITFTEKAKKEMFDKIFDLAKGKFTDSDIMKLNIHTFHSFAYNYLVDSGIVTGDIVENNVLRYSILQSFEKNKAFTYSKDYIISTIVPKTENALRYIKSFGITPDKIDVSMASSLLDTSYKEISTSYSIDEVKAFLNYFVEAYKYYEKSKKDAVDYSDMLLMFTDNFQGKKFDHVLVDEIQDMNEIEAKIAEMVGNNIFLVGDAKQAIFGFQGGSIKNFQRFKEICQPKILSTNRRSSQQILDYSKKFFLDRTQSRQIFEQELESFKSLDTGVIPKIISTGAPFAKICQIMDENQGKSIGIITRTNRQIIEISRYLDTNNIKYSSTSSQATTEQAKTEILGFIRGLISDKIQDKVSATFTVFSPYTLKEAFEISEAYHDEDKEKLEKISSWGISLKKSDIDALFNKVIVPVCVSKGAEWFSTALVAKQQINQYLSAEIPTINGLFDFIAISEDAYIERGGESKITLTTVHKAKGRDFDVVIYLPTSSAARTSFVDIVVKAILQSKGLDPKEELEEESLRIDFVAFTRARKSLYIITDDKNSKNYHIENLSEIEIDDKEDVLVATRLDNRLSEAFSLFVAGRFKDSEKLLKEKDTWLEEFIINYFNELDHLSYSSVKTDPYDFLVENIIVIPAFFAAADFGSRVHKALARISNNKAMIDDFDGDVRKAVENGMAAVGQLKSEYPGMKILGVEKKYELALGSMVECNGAGLMFEGYVDAIFEHDGGYVIIDYKTDKNNNYSADHKKQLAVYRRMFSVLNKIPEDKIKIFVVFVALRGSINTGKFDWEISKENKNAFPTFEKHLRTVLAWKENPQKFIEELLDNPRDDLLYRAIKERLTK from the coding sequence GTGCAACCCTCCAAAGAGCAGCAAGAAATCATCCATCTTGATAAAAACACCATAGTCACATCAAACCCGGGAACAGGCAAGACTACAACTCTTTCGCTAAAGGTGCTAAAACTCCTCCAAGATGGAAACAAACCAGAAAATATCCTATGCATCACATTTACTGAAAAAGCCAAGAAGGAGATGTTTGATAAAATATTTGATCTTGCCAAGGGCAAATTTACGGATTCTGACATTATGAAGCTGAACATCCATACATTTCATAGCTTTGCATACAACTATCTGGTAGACTCTGGAATAGTAACAGGAGATATTGTTGAAAACAATGTTCTCCGATATTCCATATTGCAAAGCTTTGAGAAAAACAAGGCATTTACCTATTCCAAAGATTATATCATATCTACAATCGTACCCAAGACAGAAAACGCATTAAGGTACATCAAGAGTTTTGGCATAACGCCAGACAAGATTGATGTCTCAATGGCAAGTTCATTGCTGGATACATCTTACAAAGAAATTTCAACGTCTTATTCGATTGACGAGGTAAAGGCATTTTTGAATTATTTTGTAGAGGCCTACAAATATTATGAAAAATCCAAAAAAGACGCTGTAGACTATTCTGACATGCTTTTGATGTTCACTGATAATTTCCAGGGAAAAAAATTTGATCATGTTCTAGTTGATGAAATACAGGACATGAACGAAATAGAAGCCAAGATTGCAGAGATGGTTGGAAACAACATCTTTCTTGTTGGAGACGCCAAGCAGGCAATATTTGGCTTTCAAGGAGGATCCATCAAAAACTTTCAGAGATTCAAGGAAATCTGCCAGCCCAAGATCCTGTCAACAAACAGGAGAAGCTCGCAACAGATACTTGATTATTCAAAAAAGTTCTTCCTTGACAGAACCCAGAGCAGGCAAATATTTGAGCAGGAACTCGAATCATTCAAGTCGCTAGACACTGGAGTAATACCAAAGATAATATCTACCGGGGCGCCATTTGCCAAGATTTGTCAGATAATGGACGAAAATCAGGGAAAATCAATTGGGATTATAACCAGGACCAACAGGCAGATTATAGAAATATCGCGGTATCTTGATACGAACAATATCAAGTATTCATCAACATCGTCACAGGCAACAACAGAGCAGGCAAAGACTGAGATACTTGGGTTTATCCGTGGATTGATCTCTGACAAGATACAGGACAAGGTCTCTGCTACATTTACTGTCTTTTCTCCATATACTCTAAAGGAGGCATTCGAGATATCCGAAGCCTATCATGATGAGGACAAGGAAAAACTGGAAAAAATTTCGTCATGGGGAATTTCACTAAAAAAATCTGACATTGACGCATTGTTTAACAAAGTAATAGTTCCAGTCTGTGTATCAAAAGGCGCAGAATGGTTTTCTACCGCTCTTGTTGCAAAACAACAGATCAACCAGTATCTGTCTGCGGAAATTCCAACAATAAATGGCCTGTTTGATTTTATCGCAATTTCCGAAGATGCATACATTGAACGAGGCGGGGAATCTAAAATTACACTTACAACGGTACACAAGGCAAAGGGAAGGGATTTTGATGTCGTGATCTATCTTCCAACATCTTCTGCAGCAAGGACAAGTTTTGTGGATATTGTTGTAAAGGCAATATTGCAATCAAAAGGGTTGGATCCAAAAGAAGAGCTTGAGGAAGAGTCTCTTCGAATTGATTTTGTTGCATTCACAAGGGCAAGGAAAAGTCTTTACATCATAACAGATGATAAGAATTCAAAAAATTATCACATTGAGAACTTGTCTGAGATTGAAATTGATGACAAGGAAGATGTGTTGGTTGCAACAAGGCTTGACAATAGATTGTCAGAGGCATTTTCATTGTTTGTGGCAGGAAGATTCAAGGATTCTGAAAAATTGCTCAAAGAAAAGGATACCTGGCTTGAAGAGTTTATAATAAATTACTTCAACGAACTTGATCATCTTTCCTACTCAAGTGTCAAAACAGACCCGTATGATTTTCTTGTTGAAAACATAATTGTAATACCGGCATTTTTTGCAGCAGCAGACTTTGGCTCTAGGGTTCACAAGGCGCTTGCCAGGATTTCAAACAACAAAGCTATGATAGATGACTTTGATGGCGATGTCAGAAAAGCAGTTGAAAATGGAATGGCAGCAGTTGGACAACTCAAATCAGAGTATCCGGGAATGAAGATTTTGGGCGTGGAAAAAAAATATGAACTTGCGCTTGGCTCCATGGTTGAATGCAATGGCGCAGGCCTCATGTTCGAAGGCTATGTTGATGCAATCTTTGAGCATGATGGAGGCTATGTAATAATAGACTACAAGACTGATAAGAACAACAATTACTCGGCAGACCACAAAAAACAACTTGCAGTATATAGGCGAATGTTTTCAGTGCTCAATAAAATTCCAGAGGACAAGATCAAGATTTTTGTTGTCTTTGTTGCACTGAGGGGTTCCATTAATACAGGCAAGTTTGACTGGGAAATATCAAAAGAAAATAAAAATGCATTTCCCACATTTGAAAAGCATCTGAGAACCGTACTGGCATGGAAGGAAAATCCTCAGAAATTCATTGAAGAACTGTTGGATAATCCAAGAGATGATCTATTGTATCGAGCAATAAAGGAAAGACTCACAAAATAA
- a CDS encoding Fic family protein — protein MQIHYLEKSLVIELNKKIIVEWNERHPELPEYIAESGSGLDEVLSMVEKTGNDEVDHKDKIIVKAAHLLGGMSWAQSFSGANKRTAILSTTIFLRRNELSIKFPPEEQRELRQLLFKIQEERENFRQR, from the coding sequence ATGCAAATCCATTACTTGGAAAAATCACTTGTAATAGAGTTGAATAAAAAAATAATTGTAGAATGGAATGAACGGCATCCCGAATTGCCAGAATACATTGCTGAGTCAGGATCTGGACTTGACGAAGTTCTTTCTATGGTGGAAAAAACAGGTAATGATGAGGTGGACCATAAAGACAAAATAATTGTAAAGGCAGCTCATCTTCTAGGCGGTATGTCATGGGCTCAATCGTTTAGTGGGGCAAACAAACGAACCGCAATACTATCTACCACGATATTCTTACGAAGAAATGAATTATCCATCAAATTTCCGCCAGAGGAACAACGTGAATTAAGACAACTCTTGTTTAAAATCCAAGAAGAGAGGGAGAACTTCAGGCAGCGATAA
- a CDS encoding ParB/RepB/Spo0J family partition protein codes for MVKAKHKARKIIKRRTGRKTGYTSRVSYRLREIPVKQIQVWKEAQARKLDREGISELAKSIKTEGLQNPPMVQKEGHLYLLMSGQRRLAALKRLGAKKIPVLVLTRKTEYDTPDAKAASVIENIHRKNMNVKDMADACAFLAQQMGKSKAAQSLGLSMSMFKKYHGFAGVPDKLKELVPRTISRDVATRLYQIIPDVSRALQIAHHISELEPQTKKRYLRVLECNPNLSHKKIMKKARSLILQQNVSLKLSKRKSHGLGVQSRRQDLHPSELANKIISDWLGKRGY; via the coding sequence TTGGTAAAGGCCAAACACAAAGCCAGAAAAATCATCAAAAGACGGACTGGCAGAAAAACAGGATACACGTCAAGGGTTTCCTATCGTTTAAGGGAGATTCCAGTAAAACAAATCCAGGTCTGGAAAGAGGCACAGGCAAGAAAACTTGACCGAGAGGGAATCTCAGAGCTGGCCAAGTCCATCAAAACAGAGGGGCTGCAAAATCCACCCATGGTGCAAAAAGAGGGACACTTGTATCTCTTGATGTCAGGACAACGGAGATTGGCTGCACTGAAAAGACTGGGGGCAAAAAAAATTCCGGTTTTGGTCTTGACTAGGAAAACAGAATACGATACCCCTGATGCCAAGGCAGCTTCTGTTATTGAAAACATCCACCGTAAAAACATGAATGTAAAGGATATGGCTGATGCATGTGCATTTTTGGCCCAACAGATGGGCAAATCAAAGGCTGCTCAATCTCTGGGTCTTTCAATGTCCATGTTCAAAAAATATCACGGTTTTGCTGGGGTGCCAGACAAGCTAAAAGAACTTGTACCAAGGACAATCTCAAGGGATGTAGCAACACGACTGTACCAAATCATTCCGGATGTCTCAAGAGCACTACAAATTGCACATCATATATCAGAGCTTGAACCGCAAACAAAAAAGCGATATCTCAGGGTTTTGGAATGCAATCCAAACTTGTCACATAAAAAAATAATGAAAAAGGCAAGGTCCTTGATATTGCAACAGAATGTCTCATTAAAGTTGTCAAAGAGAAAATCCCATGGACTGGGTGTGCAATCGCGCCGTCAGGATCTACACCCAAGTGAGCTTGCCAACAAAATCATATCTGACTGGCTTGGGAAACGTGGATACTAG